ACTGGCTATGTCGCTGGGTTTATAATATTATGAGTTAACAACAAACTTTCCTGGGCCTACAACTCACCGTGGTCCTTCCCACCTCTCCAAGCCTGCAAAAGCTACTGACTGGCACAGGCTGATCGCCAGGAAATCCATGTGGGGTGAACGGTCTGCACAGGATGCACAAGGAGGTCCCAGGAGACAGGTGAGTTGGTGCCTGTTCTTAGGTCAGTGGCTTTTAATCAAGAATGAGTGAGCACTATGTGCCAAGCATGGGGACAGGCTCCCAGCTAGGGAGAAGACATCAAGCCAGTTTCCAACCTAGATGTGATGAGCCCGAAGCTACAGCTTCACAggctccccaggtgattcttatgGGTAAGATTCTTGTATGTAGGCATCACCTCGGGAGCCTGTGCAGCTGTAGAGTTGGCTCCAGTTTTGCTGTCTGAAGCCGTCTGACAGCAGCACTTCAGGGGCTACTCAAGGGCTCTCTCCCTCCAGCACTGGCCCCCCTCTTCCTATTGCTGACAGAGGGCAGACGAGCCGGAAGGCCCTCACAGGGAACTTTTAACTTCATAATTACCTGTCCATTATTACAGAGCACAACGGACAGTCCTGCTTCAAAACATACTGAGACCAGTGTTGAACCGGTGGGTTCACAAAGGTATACTTATTAAAATAGGAACAAACATCTTATTCAATATGACAAGTACCTAAAGAAATAGACTAGTTACCATTCCTCTTAGAAATAAGGATGTGAAGGTCATGGAACGTGTAGCCGCGTCTCGGCTCTTCCTCCACTGAGCTCCGTATTTTATTATGTTCTGGTCACATGCCATCTTATCAGAAAGGCCTTCCCTGACCAACGCTGTCTAAAATAGGGCCACCTCCATcactccccagccctttgccaCCATTCCTAATCGTTTTCAGGACAACCTGCAGAGCCCTGGCGACAGTGGGTAAAGGGTTCAGACACAAAGCAAAAGCTTggcagttaaaacccaccagctgttcagcAGGACAAGGTGGGAACGTCTGTTCCCTgaagattccagccttggaaaccccgtggggtgGCTTGGCCTTGCCTTTTGCGGTTgcatgagctggaatggacttgaggggcagtgggttttgttttgtcacGACCTGATCTGCATTTCTCTATCATTTCCACTGCCTGCCTCACTGATGTGTAAACTCTGTAAAGGGTGGGCCCCTGTTTCATTTACTGCTGATTTCAGTGTGACAACAGCACCTGACACACAGTATCACTgctgtgagtcaattctgactccatagcaaccttacaggacaaccGAGAACTTCCCCTGGGGGGTTTGGAAATGGtaactatgggagcagaaagcctcatctttctcccatgacacAGAATAGGCACTCAATCTTTGTCAAATGAAAGAGTGAGTGAGCTACAAGAGACACAAATACAAGCCAGCCATGCTCCTGGATGGCAGACTAAATGTAGAGAAAATATCCATTTTATCAAAAACACTTTATAGATACAATTTGATCCAATCCCAGCAcagttcttcaaagaaatgggaaaacgaatcaccaactttatgtagaaaagaaagaaagtcagGATAAATAAGACatggttaaaaaacaaactagGTGGCCTTTCACTCCCACTTTAAAACTTATTACCCATAGTCAAGGTAATAAAAAAAATCTTGGTAGCTGTACAATACTACAActtagaaaaatacaaataacccaatcaaaaaatggacacaagacatgaacagacagtttacTAGAGATGACATCCATGTGTCCAACAACCATATGCCGTGTTCATGTTCACTAACAAtaacaagaacaaactgaaacaacTAAAGGATGCCACCTCACACCAACACTCTTCAAAatgaaaccaaaaacaaaataataaattccgGAGAGGATGTGCGAGATTGGAatgctcatccactgctggtgggactgcagAAAGACAATGGCAATCAGGATGGCAAACACAAGGACCTTATGATCCTGCAATCTCTCCACCGGCTATCTACcctgaaaaaataaaaaacagacctatgcacacccatgtttattgCAGCCATTTCTATACTAGCAAGAGGACGGAAGCAATGGAAAACTCTGCTGGTAAAAGCGTGGATAAACAAACTGGCACATTCATACAAGGGCATATTCTATGTAGCAATAAACAAAGTGACAGCTCTGTCACACACCACAAAACTAGAGAACAATATgcttagtgaagttagtcaatcttaTAAATATTTAGTGATATCATTATtataaggaaagaaaaaggaaaattggTTTTCATATCAAAGGTTAAGACTGAAGTTAAGGAGgccaggggtggggtaggggcgggGGAAGGACAGGAActtatggagggagggagggaggaataaaaAAACCACCCCCCCTCACATTTATGGGGGTCATGACTGATTTGATTTGGTGAGAAGGGCTGTGTAATGACACAGAATatggttttctttaaaaaaccaaaataaataaagttaaatttttttaaaaaatgagaaagaGTGAAGGCTTACAACCTTAGAAATTCCCGGATTCCTTACCCTTCGGATCTAAACATTGGGTCAAGTGGTtgtaaaggaggaaaagtaaaaccaaAGTCAACTTGGATTCTTTAGTGACATACAAGTGCGTTTCAAACACATAAAAAAGGGTAAAATTTTAACTAATGAGCTAATTCTCAActcaaactcacagtgaccctaaagggcagagcagaacttacccctgtgggtttccaagatcataatggagtagaaagcctcatcttttttcccccctgaagaggggctggtgggtttgaactcctaaccttgtggttagcagcccaacacaaaacccaTGAACTGACCAGACCCCCTTCATTCTGGTGTGAAAAGTTCAAAGAAGTACTGGGTCCTAGGGGAGTGGAAAGGGAAGGCTTCTCAGAGAAGCTGAACCCTGAAAGATGAGTAGGCAGTAGCTTGGCCAAAGGAAtccagagagaggaggaggaggggtggtggtggtggtggtggtggtgtgtgtgcgcgcggtTTCAGTGGGGTGGAATGGTAGGAGTGTGTGGTGAGACAGACCACTCTGAGAGCACGGTGCCACTGATGGGCATCCGGCTGGCGAGAGAGGATGCTGGCTTCTGGTTCTGGTTAAGAGGTCGAGTATGTTTTCAGAGTTGGTGAGCTGGATGGCAGAGCTATCCCCccgctgccccccctcccccgtagGTGGCTATACATGTCCAAAGAGAGGCCAGGGCTGCAGAGCAAAAAGTaggagcaggcaggcaagcaggaaaagaggaaggcaagGAGACCAAGGTGAACCTTCATCAAAGAGGCTGAGACAGAGAgacagcgagagcgagagcgagagcgagagcgagagcgagagcgagagcgagagagagagagagagagagcagaggggACCAGACCTCAGGCTCTGGACTGAACTGGCTTCAAGAATTCTCACTTGGAAAAAGAGGGTGATAACAGGACCTGCCTCAATGGTTGCTGGCCAGATTCAACAAGAtgatgtaggtcaagtagctgagtaaagaaaaaaaaaagaagctgagTAAAGAtttgtgaaaatttaaaaaaaaagggtgggggtgggggaaggagtgaATCAGATGAATCAGAATGAATCAAGACACCATGCTGACAAGGAATCCCAGAGAAAACATAGGCTTCCTAATTTCTCTGAGAGAAAGCAATACCAACATATCCCCCAGCAAAGTACCCCAGGAGCAAGGCGTCCTACCAGCACGCTGGCAGTTGCTTACATGATGGACACAATCACACAacaccccctccaggggggacagcggtcggtgtatgaaaatgataatttataattcatcacggggtcaagagggtgggagtggggcggaaggaaaaaaaggaggagctgatcccaagggctcaatggaaagtaaacatctagaaatgaatgatggcaacatatgtacaaataggcttggtgcaattgatgtatggattgtttctggttttttaaatcattttattgggggctcgtacaactcttatcacaatccatgcatgcattcatttgctgtatagattgttataagagctgtaagagcctccaatgaaatgatctttaaataaaacaaacaaaccccaaaggaACAGCGAGTCTTTGAGGAAACCCAGGGTAGGGTGAAGGGTGAGGGAAGGAAGGCGTCCCCGTTGTACAAGTCGTTCCCCAGAGAAACAACGGAAAGGGTTATTAGGATGAGGACTGGAGAGGCCTGGGTCTGTTTACAGGGACGTCTGGGTGAGGGAGGGCATtacggggtggggttggggtatcAGGCAGAGGATGGGATTGCCACAGGCTTTTCACTAAACTGGGTGGACtgcggggggagggcaggggcttgGCAATGACCTGAAGTTTCTTAGTTGGGGGAAGACTTTGAGGGGGGCCGAGGGCGGGCCCACGCCGCCGTCGGGGATGGGGAGCAGCCCCCAGGCGGCTTGCAGGGCCCAGGGGAGAGCAGGGTGGGTCGGGCAGCAGCAGTACTCACAGGGGATCGGAAGGCCCCGCGGCAACTTCTGGAGAGTCCGGGCTGAGACCTGTGGAGGAACCCGAGAGAAGCCGGGCTGGGCCTGAGGGGCTCTGGGGGCGAAGGGTGGGATGGGGAGCAGCAGTTGGGGCGTTGGAACGCTCAGGACCAGCTGGGGCGGGCGCGGTGGAGATAGACCCTCGGGAGCGCGGGCCCGAGCTCGAGAACGCAAACGTTTGGAGGGGAGTGGGGGGTCTGAACTGAAGGTGTTCTGTGGTGGAGCCGGCCATTTTTGTGGGGACAAGCAAGTCTGGGCCGAGTTGGAATGTGGAGTCAGAAAAAGGGCTCCTCGCCCACCTCCTGAGCCCCGGGGTCCCAGGCCCCCGTTTTGGTGGGGTCGGCAACATGGCAGCGCCCAGGGGAGGAACCAAGACAAAACCAGGAGGCGGCCCCAACAAGTTGCAGCATGTGTTGCGCGCGCACTCTGAAGGGAAACCACGCCCCATCCCGGGTTTCCCCGATAAGTGGGCGGGGCCAGAGGCTGCGCGCGCAGCCTCCAggcaggctttctcctcccccccGGCGTGGGGTAGCCTGGCCACGTCCCCTGTTACGTCTCAACCATGCCCTCTATGACGTCTCTGTAACTAGCCAATCAGCTGGGAGCGCTTAGCCCCACCCACGGCTGTAGTTCCAGCTGCTTGTTTCTTGGATCAGTTGCTAAACTAGTCCGTGGCTGCCGGAAGCACTAGCTTACTGCTGCCGGAACTAGTGATGTGGCCCCGTTTTTCCCCGCCCCAAGAGGCGATGTCGGAAGAGACCCGAGAAATGAGATTGGCCAGAGCCAGAAAAAAGGTAAAAACGCTCTCGAGTCCCGGCTTCCTCGCCCTGCCAGAGAGCCCACCGACCACTGCACGGTGCCTCCGAGGCTGGGCTGTCCCCGCGACACAGGGGACACCCTCGGAGCCCTCTCGGGGTGTCTCTCCCGTCCTCTCGGCCAGTCCCGCCCCCTCGGCTGCCCAGCCCCTGCCCTCGCTGGTCCCTGCCGGGTGACTTTGGGGTGGTGATCTCTGGGTGGGGGTGGTCGGGCTTCGACCTCGTCTCCTGACATCTTAAAACACTTCAAATGCCGGCTCCTCAGCGCACCCCGAGACCCCCACCAACTATTGTTCCATGGCCAAGTTTGTGATGCCCCTGAGACGCGCAGAGTCCCCCGGGGTTCGGTTCTCCAGCCCTCTCAGTCCTGCCCCCTCGGCTGCCCAGCCCCTGCCCTCGCTGGTCCCTGCCCGGTGACTTTGGGGTGGTGATCTCTGGGTGGGGGTGGTCGGGCTTCGACCTCGTCTCCTGACATCTTAAAACACTTCAAATGCCGGCTCCTCAGCGCACCCCGAGACCCCCACCAACTATTGTTCCATGGCCAAGTTTGTGATGCCCCTGAGACGCGCAGAGTCCCCCGGGGTTCGGTTCTCCAGCCCTCTCAGTCCTGCCCCCTCGGCTGCCCAGCCCATACTCTTCTTGCTTGTCGCCCCGAGAAGACTTTGGGTCGGTGACCCCCAAGTTTCCGCCCCCGACACGTATGCCTGGTCTCCTCCCACCCTGAACCAAGCCTCCTTGGGCTCCTGGTCTCTTGGGACTTTGGTCTAGGTCCTattcagccccccacccccacccccgctttcccaccccctacccccttgCCCCCCACCCAAGAGCCACAACTCCGTTGCTAAGGAGAGATGGAATGTAGTTATGTCATAATCCCCCTCTGACGTTCTTTACTGCCAAGGgcctggcctttgatcttcagaCCCAGTCAGTTCCCTAGTGTCACCTGTCTGGTTTCACGAGTGGGGAGCATGTTTATAGTTTGAAGGGTGACCTGAGACCGAGAGGTTTCAGGCTCCCATATCCGTAGGCAGTGACAGTGTCAAAAACCCACCCTTCACCAGAAATTGGAGATGTTTACACATCACTGGGggacaatggagagaagggcttggtttggttttcctcCCAGGTTTCTATCCTCAGAGATTCCCCCTACCCACCTTGCCCCCATTCACCATCTTACATTCGGATTCCTTGGGGCGGAGGATTCTGGGTTCTTGGGAGTGAAATCTGCTTCTGTAGAAGTCGGAGAGGTCCCAGGAAAGTGAACGTCATACCTTCGAAGCTTTCCTAAATCATCATCTGCTTAGGGTGCTCGCAAGAGGGCTTCGGGTATGAAAAGCCTCAGAACAAACTGATACATGTTTCTGCAGCATCCGGGTTTTTTTAAGCATCAGTGTTTTGTGATTCTCTGGCGCGAAAAGAAAAACCCGCTTCATGTGAATGCACTCAGGGACGCTATTTGCATACCTTTGTAACCCTGACACGAAGCTGGAGCTGCCCCGTCCACTTTGCACACACCCGGAGTGCGTTGCGGACTTCTGCCAGGAGACACGATGTGTAAGTCCTGGTGTACACAATTCTCGTTCATTTGATGTTTACTACTTTTGCTCGTGTCATGCTTACTTTCCCAACTCTACCGCTGGTTTTGCCCCATGGAAGCTATGGAATCACACCCAAAACACCAGAGCTTAGAGTTGGAGTGAGAAGACTGGGTTAACATTTCGTGATTGCctttcaaaaaaaaacaaaacaaaacttttttttaaagccatgtCATCTGTCACATCAACCTTTTTTGAATCAATGTTTTCCGTCACGAAAGGCAAATTAACAGCACCGTGTCGGGTTGCTGGCAGCATGACATCAGAGGGCTTGTCATAAACTGTGACGTAGGATATACGCACAGGGGCTTCTCAGTCACAGAAGCATGCCTGCTTGTCTTTCCCGCAGTTACGGGAGTATCAGATCAGAACAGGTAGAATTCCTGTTGAGGAACCATCAAAGAAAAAGACACGGAAAATTAAAAATGGAGCTAGCCCTAAATCAACATCTTCTGGGGACAGTAGCTCATCCGAGGAGGTGAGTCCCTGCCGGCTTGGCCCATGGCGGGTAGAGGCGCTAAAGCAAATGGGTGGTGGTTAGGATGTTGGGAGAGGGAAATGTCACTTACTAGTTAAAACTTCGGGCTCTGAATTCTACTCCCGCTGCTAGGGGTGTGATTTGGGGAAAACGCTTTAAACTCCTTGGGCCCCTCTTTCCACATCTGTAAAGTAAGAGTAGAATTGTGTTATGTAAATCTTTTCATATAGGGGCTAGTACAGAGCCAACATTCCATACGTGATAGTTGCTATTTGACTTAATGCTCTATGTTCTTCATCCCCAGCCACAAGGGGACGCCAAGCCAAGAGAAAAGCCTCTGGCCGTGAGGCTCTCCCTTTAGGAAGTGCGCAAAGGGCCCCAGGGTGTGCTGCAGAGTGCCCGGCACTAAGACGAAAGGATGTGGCTTCTGAGTCAGCTTGCCACCAGCTTGCCTGGTGGACTGGGAAACAATGGCTTTCtcccctgggcctcagttttctcatctgtagtaAGATGATGATACTTGTGGGACCAGATTAGTGTCTTTGAAAGTCTCTGTTCCCCGCCATCCCCCTTGTACAGTGGAATCTCTCCTCAAAGGTCCGGTTTTTAAAACAGAGCCGGGGATCTGCAGACCTGCCAGATTCATCCCCGGCAGCACAGACCCAAGGAGAGGAGGGCCCAATGAGCAAATTCACCAAAGAGCTCCATTCTTTAGCTGACCCCTCAGTGGGCCTTGACCACGTCTCAGTGGGCCTTTCTGCTCTTTCACATCGACTCCTGCCTCTGGCTGTCGAGCAGGGTGACGCAGGCTGTGGTGTTACAGCCCTCCCGGAGAGTCTTCAACATCccactctcctcttcctcctcctcctcggagTTGTTTGCCTCTTCCTAagccagttctctctctcttccccttgcCCTTGTGTTTCCTTTCGCCTCCTGTAGATTGAGGACATTCTGAAGGTGCTGGTATCCGACCTTAACCGCTCCAATGGGGTAGCACTATCCCCATTGGACAAGTGGAAGGTGAGGCCGTGCCAAGATCTCTCTGCCTGCACGCTCTCCACGCTGTGCACGCCCCTGCGACTTTCTGCTTCGCTGCTGCTTTGCTTCTGGCATATTTTATGTTGCTGTCGTCATAACTCTGGCCTATTTATGTCCGCTTTTCGCCTGCTTGGTTGATGATGGTTTTGTATTGTAATTTACCTTAGACCCACATCTTTTGTCATCTTGGAGGGGGTGAGATGCAATCTTGAAGGTTCAAAGTAATGGGGGAACAACTTCCAGAGCAGAGAAAGTGGGGTTT
This window of the Tenrec ecaudatus isolate mTenEca1 chromosome 10, mTenEca1.hap1, whole genome shotgun sequence genome carries:
- the SWI5 gene encoding DNA repair protein SWI5 homolog isoform X1 encodes the protein MLPTPPKRGPGTPGLRRWARSPFSDSTFQLGPDLLVPTKMAGSTTEHLQFRPPTPLQTFAFSSSGPRSRGSISTAPAPAGPERSNAPTAAPHPTLRPQSPSGPARLLSGSSTGLSPDSPEVAAGPSDPLGYSVDELQDHISQLHEYNDIKDVGQMLLGKLAVIRGVATKELYPEFDLDVND